A region of the Lolium rigidum isolate FL_2022 unplaced genomic scaffold, APGP_CSIRO_Lrig_0.1 contig_6425_1, whole genome shotgun sequence genome:
ccatcgcttatatatgagtccgcagatgactcaaacgatgtgtcactgaagatcttggcgagtttctctcttgttctgatgctgacgtaacgtgttgccgaagtttcttcttctgactcggttgacgatgcatagcttgaaaaatcggaatcgaccgccgacgatcccgacgaaatcggaatttcgacacgatacgatccttccttctcgacgcgaaagtggaaccttccgaacgtcatctccaagggctccgccagatacgcatatgcatccaaacgggagggtgggtgaggaacaaaatcaacaagaccagacagacgatctgtttacctcgatccatagtgttgctcccggttgacgatgtcgaagatcttgaacgtgccatcgagatcagatccttacgcctctaattcccacagacggcgccaattgacaagggattaacttgtcaatgcctatggattgtaggctagggtttagttagaagtagagggtaagtagatctcgaaggtttcagccgaaaagtactcgacgaatatgaaaactaatgtttgcagacaatgattcgatgatctccttcgtccctcgactccccctttatataagaggtggagccgagggtttcgttttgtacaagttacagagtccgggacggtttctaactcatcccgccagatttacaaacaactcttcctattacaattctactttccttaacatatcttgggctctcgaaccttcttattcttcgggtagtgggccttcgataaaccccgggtactatctttggcaggcccatttgggatgcctatgtcaacgtgTGAGCAGAGCACCTTCACGTGGGTGTGCAGAGATGGTGTGCTAGTAGTTTTTGGGCATAGCTAGGTTCTAGGTTGTGTTTCTTTTGGTCAGAGCTGGGCCATTGGATGGTTAGATATAGATGGTTGAGATGAAGTACGATGGGGTGATCCGTGTGCAGCTAGTGTATGCCATGTGAGCTATCCACGTGCATCAAATACCCCCAGCGGTTTGGGTTTGAACCGCCCAAGGTAATTGCTGTTATCCCCGGCGGTTTGGGTTTGAACTGCTGGCAGTAATTTTAGCCCAGCCAGGGTCCGCGGCCCATTTTACCCCCGGCGACCAAATTTCTGCGCCGCCGGCGCTAATGGGATTACCCCTGGCAGTTCTGGGCCAAACCGCCGGCGGTAAATGCTGCTTTGCCCATCTGGGATTACCCCCGGCGAAAAAATTATAAACCGCCGGCGGTAAgccgtgcggctataagccttttcctagtagtgaatggGGTAGCCGGTAGACTACAATATGGTCGACTCGCTGGAAGGCAAGGATTCTAGGATTTGTGtgctaagttgcagaggtttcgtGTATTGTGGTTCTGTTGTTCGGCAGGCCCTCTCTTGGCctctatataggaggccaggtctcgagagtcctgtccgaactcgactaggttacattgaGATCTAATCTAATCTTTCTTTTATTGACGCTTTCTTGCCTTGTCCGTAAAAAATCCATCTTCTGGTAGGTCTCCTTCATTGCAACCGATGTATGAGCCCACCTTGGTCTTGGATAATCTTCCTGGGCATCTACTTGGGCCAAGAGAGGTAGACTagtgtcgggtacccgaaggttaATGCCCACATCACTGTTCTTCGCGCGAAGCGCTGCAATCCAACCCAAAATGACGTAAACGAAGGACATAAGGGCTAGAAAGGCAAGGTAAAGGTAGATCAACCTCAGGGACACGAAAtcaatggaccaaaaccaccaaaaactcaaccaAGTCGTAGATACATCAAGAGGCCAAATTAGGGCTGTTTGTTTgggaattttttcaaaaaaaattctagagatgaaattgggtgggtggggggtcaaattcgtggcaaccaagAGGtgatgataccatatgatgagacctagggtctagggtttggcCCAATCTCACGAGTTCAACCCAAATTGGAGGAGGGAAAAGAGGAACAAACGAAGAAcaagatgaacacgaagaacacaaaCGCACACCAACCTGACACAAACGAATTTCACTCCCGTGGCTCGatagaccacgccaatagaatcaaccggaagagaccgcgaggtagaattccggttgagagatcggtgatgaagatgaacacatatgtgtgtgagagagtggagcacactagaatctcacacacaagTATTCAATTCTCAACAAGAGAGGCCTTGAGGACATAGGAGATTATCCCAGAGGTTTTGAGCAAAGCTCTATCAATAATCCAAGTCTATGTCTAACCCTAAAAAGGGGCTGGGAGAAGAGTACTTATAGTCCAGATTTGAAGTGGGGGTAGTTTGGTACTTTGGTACAAATAAACAGGTCCACAGATGGGCAGATGACCGGTTCAGAATCGGAGTTGACTTGttggggcggtagtgccggcctggGCGTCGGACTGGAGGCTGTGGTGGTAGTGTCGGTCCACTTGGAGGCAGTGCTGGTGGCACAGGCGGTAGTGCCGCCCTCCATGGCGGCAGTGCCGTTGTACTTGGCGGCAGTATCGCTCAAGTCGGCGACAGTGCGCTCTATCGGGCGGTAGTGCCGCTGCGGCTAGCAGCAGGGCCGACCCTCTTGGCGGCAGTACCGTGCCTTCTGGGTGGCCGTGCTAGTCCTTGGCGTCTTGGAGCAGAAGTGTGTGGTGACGTTGTCCTTCTTCCACCTCGTGGTCCTTTCCTGAGCTCCTCCATGCCTTCTTCCCGAGGTTCGTACCTGATCACACAAAGTGTCTCAGAATGAAGTATAATACCATTCAAAGGTGCGTCGAGGTCGATTGTAGAGAGGTTAGAATTCACCTTATCTTGTAGTGCTTTCCCCCGAGCtcatgtcattggtccacttgggggactacttGGCCTTGATATAGTGTTGACCTTGAGAGGGGCTACATCAGAAGTGGAAGGGGATTTGGTGTTTacccaatcccctcaaatacccttcccaaaaaatacactagtatgatggagagttttCAATTTGGGCAAAAGAATGTGGGGACGAGAGGGGATGGGAGGGAATATCTCGGGATTATTTCGTTCAAAACCAGAGAAGTAAACGGATATGTGGTAATTTTCCGGAATACAAAATAATCTCCTCCTATTTCCATAAATATACTAGAAGTAAACAAGGTCTTATTCTAtatgcatgtttggtgctagagttttCGGGCGAGTTTTATTCCTGCTTATCCCCACTTTTTCCCAAATGTTAGTGTATTTTTCTCAATCTTCAATAGTCTATTCCttcctagtggattggggatgagGTTTTATGGGGATGGTCATCACAaatactctagtaccaaacagagCTAAAGAGGTGTTAAAAAAACTAGAAAAGCAGATAAACTAGCAAAAAACACAGGTCACCGACTACACCTGCTGTTAAATGGGCTAGCTCAACGTGGGAGCCCGCGCGAGGCGGAGTGGAATGCGTCCCGCATCGCGCGGCAGATAAGAATCGCGTTGCAGAAGGACCTAGCGAGGCCCATTACAAGATTCGACGGGCCGCAAAAGATCACCGTGCGAGCAGCAATCGGGCCGCATCAACATGTTGCTCTCACCCGGCCGGCTGCCAATACTGGCATCATCGGGTCGCGTTTTCCTGCAGGCATATCTTCACTTACTAGAGCATCCGCGCGCTGGTTACTGTTTCACTTGAGAGCGGGCCCAACGTTTCGAGCAGCTCTGTCAGTGCAGTGAGCTGATTTAGCCCGGTAGCAAAAGCATTTCCTTCCTCCAAGTCCCACGGCAGCATGAGCGAGGTGTATTCGCGTCAGCCGCGGGCCCCGCGATTCCTTTCCGAGAGGCGCGTCGTGGATGGACGATGGATACGGTGTTGGCTGTTCGGCTGGCCCGCGTTGCTATTTTTTCTGCCGCGCGCGGGAATCGCGGTGTTACCATTTTACCGCGCCTGTGCCTGTGCGTGGGGGCAGCAGCGCGCGTGTGGCGTTGCAGGCCGGCCGTCACGTCGTCACCAGCTGCGTGCACCACGTGGCGGCAGGCAGGAACAGCTGGTGCCATTTTCCGTGATTTCTTTTTCGCTCTTTTTCGGCAGGACAGGGACCTTTGTAAAAAGATGTTCTCGCGCCTCACGCAATACACGTCTCCCCGGTCCAACAGAAACGGCCTTCCTTTTCTCGCCGCGTCTGTGGCGGACGTGTCGCCCGGGCGATAAAAAATATCTGGCTtcagagaaagaaaataaaagaacagAAAAAAACGAGTGGAGTAGTACCAGCGGTTTCCACGCAACAAATGGAAACGCTTGTAGGATTGGCGCTCCGTCTCCGACGACAGCGTCCAGCTCCAGCGGGGGACACATGTCTGCGCGCGCGGCATTATTGCTGGGGGATGCCCAGAAGCTCCCTGCCGATCCCCCAACCGTACAGCGCCAGCACGGCACATGTAGGGCTGGGACTAGGAGGAGTACTAGTTCCACTGTGCACACCCCGATGGCGATGATGACTCATCCCTCGCGGGGCGGGGCCCGCCAGTACAGCCACTCGACACGCGTCCCGCTGCTGGGCGCTGGTCGAGACCCTGCAGCCGATCCGGCGATCCGCGTGTCCCGTGCCACTGCGCCCTCGACACCTGTCCCGGAGGTGCACGTAGCTTTCCCCTCCCTCCTCCACGACGCCTTCACCTTCACGGCGTCACCACCCCTCCTTTGCTTTTACTGCCAAGCTCCAAACTGCTGCTGCTACCACGCCGCTCTGTCTCTCTCCCCCCTCCCTCCATCTTTTCCCTCCTCGCCCGCGTGTGGTGTGCGTCGCTCGCTCCCGCCGGCGCTGCTCACCGCTTCCTTGCGAGCCAGGGCACCGCCCGTGAGCGCTGATTCGGAGGTCCGGATCCGTCCGCGGGCGCGGACCGCCTCTGTTTATAGGGCGGGCGGTGCTGGTGGAGCCCCTGCTGGTAGCGCCCTCGGGATTCGGCCTGGATCGGCGCAGATCTGGACGCacatgaggcgccgccgccgccgggtcaGCAGAAGAGGATGCGGAGCATGCGGTAGGGGGAGCGGCGCCAGCGATGGGGTGCTGGGCTGGTGAGCCGGCCAGGCGCGCTGATTCTGGAGCCCGCCATGGAGGATGTCGCGCtctccgcgccgcccgcgcccgtGTTTAGCCCCGCCACGGCGGGGCTCACGctaatcgccgccgccgccgcggagccgATTGTGGCCGTGGTGGCGGGggccatggagatggagatggaggggGTCCCGCCAGTGCCGCCGGTCAGGACCACgaccacgccggcggcggcgatggaggaAGACGGGCTCCCACCGGAAGAGGACGCAGCGGGGAGCCCGTGCTCGGTGAACAGCGACTGCAGCAGCGTCGCCAGCGCCGACTTCGAGGGGGTGGGGCTGGGTTTTTTCGGCTCTGGAGTGGAAGGGGGCGCGGTGGTGTTCGAGGACTCGGGGGCCTCCGCGGCCACCGTCGAGGCGGAGGCCAGGGTCGCGGCAGGCGGCAGGAGCGTCTTTGCGGTCGAGTGCGTTCCGCTCTGGGGGTACACGTCTATCTGCGGCCGCCGCCCGGAGATGGaggacgccgtcgtcgccgtgcCCAGATTCTTCGGATTGCCGCTCTGGATGCTCACGGGAAGCAATATGGTCGATGGACTCGATCCCATCTCCTTCCGCCTCCCCGCACACTTTTTCGGTGTGTACGATGGCCACGGCGGGGCACAGGTAACCCAACCCATTAACGACAGTACCACTATACTTGGTTTGATTTTCCAAGTGAAAACTCTGCGCATGAATCAAACAATTCCCTATAGTAGGTAACTTAGTTGGGCTCTGCTTCATGCTCGCGCAGGTAGCTGATTACTGCCGGAATCGCCTCCACGTAGCGCTAGTGGAGGAGCTGAGCAGGATAGAGGAGTCCGTCTCTGGTGCTAACTTGGGGGCCGTGGAGTTCAAGAAGCAGTGGGAGAAGGCGTTCGTCGATTGCTTCACTAGGGTGGATGACGAGGTGGCTGGTAAAGCAAGCAGCGGAGGAGGGGGAGACGTGGGCACGAGCAATGCGGCTGCAGCGGCAGATCCTGTGGCACCTGAGACCGTGGGCACAACGGCGGTGGTCTCCGTCATCTGCTCCTCCCACATCGTCGTCTCCAACTGTGGAGACTCGAGGGCAGTGCTCTGCCGTGGCAAGCAGCCTGTGCCCTTGTCAGTAGATCACAAAGTAAGCTCCCATGCTTCCTGAGGATTTCTGTTATTTTCGGTGTTGCTTGGTTCACCTGTTAATTAAATGTTGACTGCATTGCTTGCTTCTTTCGGTTTCAGCCTAACAGGGAGGATGAGTATGCAAGGATCGAGGCAGCGGGTGGCAAGGTCATACAGTGGAATGGCTACCGTGTTTTCGGTGTTCTTGCCATGTCGCGGTCAATTGGTATGCTTGCTATTCCTCTCCGGAACATCTCTTCAGCTCGACATATGAAAACCACCACTGATTACTGTTGGCATGATTCAGCGATGGGCTCGATAAGTAATCACAACCCACACAAAAAAATACTACTGTTTGGCGTGGAATTTTGGACGTATATCCGTCAGTTCCTGTTAAGGCGGGGCTATTCTGATTTAGTTGCTTACCAAATGGTAAAATGCCTTTTGTTTCTAGTATTGGTGGTAAAGCAATATCCAGTTCTCATTAATGTTGATCTTTGTTATATGCTGATGCTGTGCAATTTTATATGCTTAGAATGTTCCTGCTCTGCGATAGTGAAATAAGACATGGGAGTACTTCCATGGAAACCTGTGAATACTGCCTAGTTCACATTCCTTCTTTTGCTCCAACCATACTGGCAGAACTAGTTCATAAAAACGAGTAATGGGTTCCATAGGTTGAGTTGGAACCATACTTGAACAACCTTGCTTGGGGAGATGACAAGAGTCTGTTTAGAATTTACTAACTGCATAGGTTGTTGCAATCTAGTATGTGCTATTGGATAAACATCCCG
Encoded here:
- the LOC124681988 gene encoding probable protein phosphatase 2C 6, encoding MEDVALSAPPAPVFSPATAGLTLIAAAAAEPIVAVVAGAMEMEMEGVPPVPPVRTTTTPAAAMEEDGLPPEEDAAGSPCSVNSDCSSVASADFEGVGLGFFGSGVEGGAVVFEDSGASAATVEAEARVAAGGRSVFAVECVPLWGYTSICGRRPEMEDAVVAVPRFFGLPLWMLTGSNMVDGLDPISFRLPAHFFGVYDGHGGAQVADYCRNRLHVALVEELSRIEESVSGANLGAVEFKKQWEKAFVDCFTRVDDEVAGKASSGGGGDVGTSNAAAAADPVAPETVGTTAVVSVICSSHIVVSNCGDSRAVLCRGKQPVPLSVDHKPNREDEYARIEAAGGKVIQWNGYRVFGVLAMSRSIGDRYLKPWIIPVPEVTIVPRAKDDECLVLASDGLWDVLSNEEVCDVARKRILLWHKKNGGSSSSAQRSGDSPDPAAQAAADCLSKLALQKGSKDNISVIVVDLKAQRKFKSKT